In a genomic window of Pseudoxanthomonas indica:
- a CDS encoding phasin family protein — translation MTQFNEQFSTFTHQFAAAASRANRLALESAETVFGVQLKTFEKNVDATTAFFGELAEVSDVESYKTLWPKGLQVAKDNAERLVAASQEVFGLSLKTGEAFGQLVKTQFETATDNVQATVAKATKAAKAK, via the coding sequence ATGACCCAGTTCAACGAGCAGTTCAGCACCTTCACGCACCAGTTCGCCGCCGCAGCTTCGCGCGCCAACCGCCTGGCGCTGGAAAGCGCCGAGACCGTCTTCGGCGTGCAGCTCAAGACCTTCGAAAAGAACGTCGACGCCACCACCGCCTTCTTCGGCGAGCTGGCTGAAGTCAGCGACGTCGAGAGCTACAAGACCCTGTGGCCGAAGGGCCTGCAGGTGGCCAAAGACAACGCCGAGCGCCTCGTCGCCGCCAGCCAGGAAGTGTTTGGCCTGAGCCTGAAGACCGGTGAAGCCTTTGGCCAGTTGGTGAAGACCCAGTTCGAAACCGCTACCGACAACGTCCAGGCCACCGTGGCCAAGGCGACCAAGGCAGCCAAGGCCAAGTAA
- the queD gene encoding 6-carboxytetrahydropterin synthase QueD: protein MDIFKIFTLEAAHRLPNVPEGHKCARLHGHSFRVELHVSGDLDPHTGWVMDFADVKAAFKPIYDRLDHHYLNDIPGLENPTSERLSMWIWEQLKPALPNLSEVVVHETCTAGSRYRG from the coding sequence ATGGATATCTTCAAAATCTTCACCCTGGAAGCCGCACACCGCTTGCCCAACGTGCCGGAAGGGCACAAGTGCGCGCGCCTGCACGGACATTCGTTCCGGGTGGAACTGCATGTGTCCGGCGATCTGGACCCGCATACCGGCTGGGTGATGGACTTTGCCGACGTCAAAGCCGCCTTCAAGCCCATCTACGACCGCCTGGACCACCATTACCTCAACGACATTCCCGGTCTGGAAAACCCGACCAGCGAGCGTCTGTCGATGTGGATCTGGGAGCAGCTCAAGCCGGCGCTGCCCAATCTGAGCGAAGTCGTGGTCCACGAGACCTGCACCGCCGGTAGCCGCTATCGCGGGTGA